A single genomic interval of Picosynechococcus sp. PCC 7003 harbors:
- a CDS encoding pentapeptide repeat-containing protein: MTPQELIAKYALGETHFPGAQLDGANFWGADLIGINLQDADLHNAILIFAYLSRANLKQTNFINANLSGANLNQANLTLAELHNAELHGAVLIGANLTNADLTLANLLDANLMGADLRGADLSGANLSGVCLREANLREEKRVYNSSLRGTILRKADLQGANLQGADLARGELSGANLKGVNFRRADLHEADLSGANLENAILTEANLIGANLVKANLKNAKLERALMEDADLRLANLTWANLPGARLNRAKLNKADLTNARLNRADLSRTNLSQAKLIDAEMIDAYLARANLMGADLTRANLVRAEISSTNLAGVILTGAMMPDGSEHR; the protein is encoded by the coding sequence ATGACCCCCCAAGAACTAATTGCTAAATATGCACTGGGAGAAACCCATTTCCCAGGGGCCCAACTCGATGGTGCGAACTTTTGGGGGGCAGATCTCATCGGCATTAATCTCCAAGATGCCGACCTCCATAATGCAATTTTAATTTTTGCCTATCTCAGCCGGGCTAACCTCAAACAGACCAATTTTATTAATGCCAACCTCAGCGGCGCCAATCTTAACCAAGCCAATTTAACCTTGGCCGAACTCCACAACGCCGAACTCCATGGCGCTGTCTTAATTGGTGCCAACCTAACCAATGCCGACCTGACCCTAGCGAATTTACTCGATGCCAACCTCATGGGGGCAGACCTGCGGGGAGCAGACCTCAGTGGGGCTAATCTTTCTGGGGTTTGTTTGCGGGAAGCCAATCTGCGGGAAGAAAAGCGAGTTTATAACTCCAGTTTGCGGGGCACCATCCTCCGAAAAGCCGATCTACAGGGGGCTAATCTCCAGGGCGCAGACCTCGCCCGGGGCGAATTAAGTGGTGCCAACCTCAAGGGCGTTAATTTCCGACGCGCCGATCTCCACGAAGCTGATCTCAGTGGGGCCAACTTAGAAAATGCGATCTTGACCGAAGCGAATTTAATTGGGGCAAACCTTGTCAAAGCCAACCTCAAAAATGCAAAGTTGGAACGGGCTTTGATGGAAGATGCCGATCTTCGCCTCGCCAATCTCACCTGGGCCAATCTGCCGGGTGCCCGTCTCAATCGCGCCAAACTCAATAAAGCTGACTTGACTAATGCCCGTCTCAACCGTGCAGATCTCAGTCGTACGAACCTGTCCCAGGCCAAATTAATTGATGCTGAAATGATTGATGCTTACCTTGCCCGTGCCAATCTCATGGGGGCAGATTTAACCCGGGCAAACCTGGTCCGTGCTGAAATTAGCAGCACAAACCTTGCTGGGGTAATTCTGACTGGGGCGATGATGCCCGATGGCTCCGAACACCGCTAG